Below is a genomic region from Ascaphus truei isolate aAscTru1 chromosome 8, aAscTru1.hap1, whole genome shotgun sequence.
tatttaagaaaataataatttaaaaggcTGAGGGGAGGGGTAGAAGAAAAAACTGCTTAGGTTGCATCTTTACAGGCCCCTGGGTACTGTAGGTTGGTtcaaaaagtgctcaaaatatttttttcatgcCAGAATAGTTTTGTGCTGTGGTGGTATaatcagctttggtacatttgccTATTTTTTTGCTCTTTTACAAGCTCTTGTGGTTCGCTACAGCAGAACACTTTTTACATTGAAGAGTTTGCTTTTCTGGGGGAAACCATGGGAATTGTAATACTTTGGTAGATTTTTAGTGTCAATAAACACATTTGTAGACGCTAACTTCTTCCAAAGGTGAGTAATCCTCACACAAACTCGTGAAAGGTTTCAGGACAAAATGTAGATTAGAGTAATGTTATTTTTGGGAATTATTTTGAAGGATTATCTGTGTGTTTGGCACATAGCAGTTTGGTAAACACAAGTAGTGTGATCTTGCTGCTGTTTAATGATCTTCCCACGCCTACTGTTAATTTAAAAATAAGTCATTCTGCTACTATGTACATAAtttatacacaaaaaaataacTGCAGTTCTTGGCTCAATGTACATTTTCAAGGAGCAATCCTTGAAGTGGGGTCTCCGACgctgaactccattcatttcagctctgtggacccccttgcttcccaagatacttacatctgtagggggtgccagtaactGCTGCAAGTTTATCACTGCCGCGTCACTTGGGCTAATGGGTAGGTGCccgggatgacatcacagcttcctattggcctgcagaggGCGCAGCAGCTTTGACACtccgccattatgtgaaccccagCTATCAAGgctgagcggctaccggcacccccttcggaggtaagcatctccgaaagcaggggatccccggagctaaaataaatggggttcagcaccgaagagaccccctgcttcaatcctatgtaaagaaaaaaaaaggtgggggtggggtgcAAAACAGCCATTGTGGATTATTGCTTTAATGACCTCTAAGGAAACGTTTGTGCTAAAGTTAGTAATGGAACATTTGAAATAATGGTGCTTGTTCTTAATGACGTCCTCAGATTCACATTTGCCATTTTTTGTGTTATAAGCCTACATATTATTTTGTCGGCTCATCACTTACTGAAGCTGACTTATCCTGTGCCAGGTAGTGAGCAGTAATGCTGATCTGTTCTGGGCATTCACTGGTGTTTTTCTGTGCATGCTGAATAGCTGGAACCCCCTCAGGTTTTCACAGTTGTTGCATATTAATAATTGTACGTTTTTGTttcattgttttttatttatttttttgcatactAGGTTGTTCCTCTAAGTCATTCAAGCTGTACTCGCCAAAGGAGCCCCCCAACGGCAAcgccttcccccccttccaccccggCACCATGCTGGATCGAGATGTGGGGTAGGTACATTTGGCATGAATGACATCTCTTTATTCACAGGTTATACCGTATttgcccgtttttttttttatatggcgaccccccccccttaatttcagtagtagctggaaagaaaaaagtttacacatacacacacacatacacgcgtgtgcacacacacacacacacacatatatacacacacgcacacgcacacgcacacacatatacacgcacacacacacatatacacgcgcacacacggcctttcaggactggagttgagaacctctgtgcCTGCCAAAAAATGTGCCTGGTTTGTAGTATATTAATGGGAGTTTTTTTCTCCTTTAATTTCATCTATCTCTcgtgatatatattttatttatcccTCCAGCTTCCTATTACATTCTGTCTAATACTAGTATGTCTCTTACCCCAGCTTTCATGCATTCATTTCAGTTTTTTCTGCCGTGTCCTAATACATCAGTCTCGGTGGTCTGCTCGTCTTGCCCAATCCATTTTTAAACGATTCCGCAGCTTGTAAAAGGATGAAAAACATTAGTGTACAAGAGGGGGACCCAAGGCTTTCTGGGGTGGGGGGCGCGGCTgttatagaggccccgcgcttccccgaaggcattttaaataaatgtccGATATCGCGCAAGGCCTCTTAACTTTTTACTTGCCTTGGTTCCAGCGacgcgtttccatggcaaccggcgtcatatgacgccgcgtGTCGTGTGACGCCAAGCTGCCATGGCAAGGTGACGTCATAtgaccccgcgacgtcatttgatgccggagccgtgcggggggggggaggtggggggcgcgAGTCAGAGGGGAAAGGAGACGGGGTTGGGCATTAAggcaagtttgcgcacccctagtgTACACGATCTATTTAGTTTGCAAATATATTAGAACGAAGAGTTGTAACATGCAGACGCTTTACCGGAATGCAATCATTTAATTTGGTTCCCCTCTGACTAACataagaataatgataataagTATCCATTAACTCCAACCATGAGAGTAAATCTGGTAATGATTTTTGGTTCAGtctctttttttcctttctttcctTTTCTCGGGGGCAGACCTttttgtgtgaatataaatgagccttttacctttttttttagcatgttttATTTCTAGTTTTTAAGCACAGACTCCAAGTGATCAGTGATGGGCTTTGATAACCTTACCTAACAAGGGTAAATGGACTACTTTTACAGTATAAcagggagtggccaactccagtcctcaaggaccaccaacaggccaggttttaaggatatccctgcttcagcagaggagaCGTAATCATtcagactgagccgctgattgagccacctgtgctgaagctgggatattctgaaaacctggcctgcagCAGTAAATCTTCTCAGACAGGGAAAACATCCTTGTTCTATGACTGCAGACAATTTTCCCTCTTGGCAATTAAGAACGGTTGTGAAAAGACAACAAGAAAAGTAATAGGTCGACATCTCAAGCAGTTTGTCTTATGTCATCAGCTTCTCACGCCAGGAATCCAACCAGCCTGATCCATGCGTGCGTCTTGCTACTCTGTGTACTATGTATATAACACGTGAAAAAGGCTTTCTGTGAAGACAGTCAGCAGGCAAAGTCGCCTTTTTATGCTCTTCTCTTCAGCATAATAATATATCAACTCTGTTCTTGGAGTAGGAGATAAACTTTCTATTTCTTTCCTCAGACCCACCCCGATGTATCCACCAACATATCTGGAGCCAGGGATAGGGTAAGGCTGTATTTAATTTATATTCCTTTTAGTACCCAGTGCATTTAGCATGTGCCAATCCTTTTAATCTAGCGTCTTTCTTCCCCCTTTGGTACATTAATGTTCCATGATGCAGGCCATTCCTTTGGCATAGTGTTTAAACGTGTGGGGTACTTGTTTTGCCTTAAAGTACATTTCCTCATACATTAGAACATTTCTTCTTTACGCCTTTCACATTGGGTAGGAGGAGTGCTCAGACTGAATTAAGAAGGACCTTTGTGGAATAGCCAAAAATACTTAAATATACAGAGAAAATATGGCTATTTATTAAATAGAGATACCTATTGTAACTGTGTTATTGGTAATCTGTATAGGGATATTCTGTGTATTACACAGTCACCCAAGAGAACGGTCTCACTGTTCCAGTAACCATCACCTTGTTCTATCTAGCCGTTTGTCTCCAAGTATTCAAAACATTTGGCTACGCAAAGTGAATAAAATGATAACAAATATGTCCAGGGTAACGGTTATATTTAAAATATCCCAAAACTGGAAAGTTACTGGAACTTATTGTATtcactagtgcaggggtggccaactccagccttcaagggccaccaacaggtcaggttttaaggatatccctgcttcagcacactgagccacctgtgctgaagcagggatatcctgccacTCCTGCTCTAGTGCTTCAAACAACAGCCTGGTCATAAACTTGATGGAAGGGCTGTGTAAAGTGTACTAATGTTCAATGTGTTCTCCAGGAGGCATACACCGTATGGGAATCAGACAGACTACAGAATATTCGAGTTGAACAAACGTCTGCAAAATTGGACAGAGGTATGATGTGCTTTTATTTTGCAGTGTACTCCAAAAGACTTATGAATGCATACGGGTTCTTTGCCAGCTGTACTGCTTTTACTAGTAAAATGTTAAGTGTAGCTTTTCTACATAGTCATTTTGAGATGTTACAGGTTAAAACTGTTTTATCTGTTTTTTGTTGCTCCCTAATGTATGTCAAAGTCTCAAGGAATTCCGGTTCGTTGGGTTTTAATTTAACTCTCATAACTACCTTTTGTGATCTTTAGACCGGGACCTTCATGGCCTTTTGGGCTATAAATATCTCTGTAGATTGTACATTGATGAACCCTTACAGTGGGACTGAGTCCTACGCCTGGCAATAAGTATTCtatttaatatattatacacaagTGCAGGGGAGCTCATCTCCactcctcaagaccctccaacaggtcaggttttaaggatatccagcttcagcataggtggctcagtcgatgactgagccactgattgagctacctgtgctgaagcagggatatcctaaaaacctgacacattgaggtgaggggggagggctaATGTTGAGCACCCGTACATTAGTGCTCTGGAATTGAGGGAACCCCAGGGCTTGTAATATATGGAATAAAACGCTAAAGAAGGGAACATATGTAGCCTAAACTGAGTCATTGGTCTGTTTATCTCTTTCTGTCTTCGCATGTTTTTGATACCTTCATATGAAGCGGCATAGATAAACATTGGGGGATTGTGCGTCTCTGTGACCTCTGTACTTTCTCACCTGTAGGAATGTGACAATCTGTGGTGGGATGCTTTCACCACTGAATTCTTTGAAGACGATGCTATGTTGACCATTACCTTCTGTTTGGAGGATGGACCAAAGAGATACAGTAAGTGTCTATCTAGCCCAGGGATAGCCAAGTCCAGTCctgaagggtcaccaacaggtcaggttttaaggatatccttgcttcagcacaggtggcccacaGATAcacaacaagctctgagaaaccccaaacattaccactatatagtgtgtgtgtgtgtgtgtgtgtgtgtgtgtgtgtgtgtgtgtgtgtgtgtgtgtgtgtgtgtgtgtgtgtcaaaaggagtgctagtgggtgtgctaaatgtatacaacaaaaaacaaacaaagatgcccaatgctacttccaatgtgacaaaaatacacagtgcaatacctactataaattctcttgaaaaagggtcatttagtttaaccctttgaacaaagcatcttaagcctgctgccacttcaaggcatgaccgttagcaggtcctaacactacatgagttaaaattcttatttacctctataattaggggaagaatgatccaacattggatctgtcgtaacccaacAAAATGAAACTGTGCCCTCCCCGCCCCGAAGGTTTAAgttctcccctccccactttccaagttggcaagTCGGTTTCATTTTGCTgagttacgacagatccaatgctggtcattcttcctgtaattatacaggtaaataagaattttaactcggtAGTGTTgagacctgctaacggtcatgccttgaagtggcagcaggcttaagacgctttggccaaagggttaagcttaatgaccctttttcaagagaatttatagtaggtattgcactgtgtatttttgtcacattggaagtaggtttgggcatctttgtttgttttttgttgtgttcagcataggtggctcagttgttgactcagccactgattgagccacctgtgctgaagcagggatatccttaaaaccagacctgttggtcacccttcaggactggagttggccactcctgatctagcCCAATGTTTCTGCCCACTTTGCTCTTCACACGTATTTATTACCTTGACTACACCAATGTCtctgctttttaatttgtttttaatgccATATAATGTATGCATCAGCAACTTTCCTAGGATACTGTGTGGGTTTTGGTTGGATTTGAGTATGCATAATTTCAGCCCCATGGTACAAGCTGTGATCAGACCCAACAATCTTAGAACTTACCCCTGTGTGTCAGTGGCAGGAAATGGTGCTTTTTAGTGCATCATCGCCTGTGTGTTTTTCTAACAAAAGCAGGCTGTCCTTGTGGGGCAGGTAATGTATTACTTTGATGCGTGTAAAATAACCATAATGTGTGTATTGGCGTTACAATCCATGACCGCATTTGTAAGAcaaggttttttgtttttgttttccattagcaATCGGACGGACGCTGATTCCCCGGTATTTCCGCAGCATCTTTGAGGGTGGAGCTACAGAGTTGTACTATGTCTTGAAGCACCCCAAGGAGTCATTCCACAATAACTTTGTCTCGCTTGACTGTGATCAGTGCACGATGGTCACACAGCATGGAAAACCCATGTTCACGCAGGTGATAAAGATGGTGCTGATTAGAAGTCCTGGCcagctccagtcttcaagggccaccaacatgtcaggttttaagtatatctcttcttcagtacaggtggctcagtcaacgtcactgattgagccatctgtgctgaagcggggatatcctgaaaacctgacctgttcgttgcccttgtggactggaattggccactcctgtagtagaatatttatatatatatatatatatatatatatgtatatacagtggttgacaaatcaccaaaaaatctactcgccacacaaaaaaatctactcgccacctagtaccaaacgtgtgctgcttgggccaatatttactcgcctgggggttaaatccactcgcccggggcgagcaaatgtataggtttgtcgaacactgtgtatatatatataaaactgaatacagttttttttgtacttacctggctgtgtgctgtctctattTCCCGGACCaacacacatatagatatatagatatatatatctatatatagatatatagatatatagatatctatatatctatctatatatatatatatatatatatatatatatattcaatcttCTCAACCTGTGAGTTCAACAAAGCTGGTCTTGTCTGTTGTAATCTGCATTTAATACATGCTCTGATTTTAAATATCTGTTCTATTGTTGTAATACAAAGACTAGCACGAAGGGGCATTCCTACAATGTGGggacacatatttttttttaattctaatttATTAATGTAATGGGTTTCCTAAGCAAACGTTTTGATCACCTTTGAACACATTTTATGTTAACCCAGAAAGCCAAACCGTGAAACTTTGCCTTTATTTTGTCTGATTTGGTTTTAATTTTAGTATTTGATGATTTGCTATATTTACCCTTTATCTCTCTGGCTAATGACGACATAATAAGTTTAAACAAAACAACGAGAGATCTACAATTTATCTGCGTGTACAGTGTAGAGAATCTCATCATTCAAATACTCCAAAGCATTTTTTTGACGATGAAGACTGTATAAGTTCCCAAAACAGTTTTTAAAGCGACTTTTACTGGTCTTCTTTAATAGTCCCAGGGAGTACAACTGTAATGCAACCAGCACTGGGGAAGGGCTCTTTTTGATGGTACAACACATCTCGTTAACGAAGCATATAGGTAGTTCCGTGGCTGatgctatacacctcatacatcgaccgtggcccattgcagacacactcaccaggacaccttcctaccgtctctgtacgttttcCTACGGAACCACTTGGATTATAAGCtattcagggcagggactccttttcctaaatgttacttttatgtctcgaGCATTTATTCCCcttgtgttatattattgtcacgtgtgttacagctgtgaagcgctatgtgcatagatggcgctatataaataaagatatacagtaaataaatggTAAATTAAGCTTTTAATATTTGCCAGTTTctggcacacaaaaaaaaaaaatacattccaaATATCTCATCGGGGGGTCACCAGTGGATCGCTACTTGTCACTGGAGTCCAGGCTGATTCCGGCGACCATATTGTTCTCCCGGACAAGTATTCTTTTCTGGGAGATTAAAAGTATGTTTTACCAGCAATCAGGGAGTCCCCAAAGCCCATAGCATTACAATAGAGCTCAGCAGCAACCCACTTATCAACAAGgaaaataatgtatgtatgttacacacacacacacacacacacacacacacacacacacacacacacacacacacacacacacacacacacacacacacacacacacacacacacacacacacacacacacacacacacacacacacacacacacacacacacacacacacacacacacacacacacacacacacacacacacacacacacacaccaaaaaaacCTGCTGCTTTGTACTGGGAGGAAGCCAAATGGCATGGTTCCCTCTTATTACAAGTACGAAGGCTGCCCCCTAGTGGGcactgaaaacatttttttttttttaatgtttcaaaCTTTTGACAAattgttttatattatatattttcccTGTCTATTAACAATTTGGAAAGAGCCTGCTAATACTCTACACATACGTCCCAAGCCTAACCTGAAATGTCCAATAAGGTGTAAAGTAGTCTTGGCTTTTTGATTAATTCTAATTGCAAAATCGGCTCATTTGTTTTAGGGAACCTTGTGGGTTGATTTTCCTGGGTTGTATATGGGTGATGAGACAagcatatttttaattaaaagctAAAAATCCTTGTAGATTTTCTTAACGTCTTCACGTCCAGAGGAGATTGCAAGTATTGAAATGCGTGTCACACCTTtctggcagcaaatgggttaaatgGCAGATAAATGTTTATCGATCTAATCTATTGAAGCAACATAAGAGTTCTTGATAGTTGAATCtataatgtacagagctttcaacaAACATCACAGTTTTCTTCTTTTGAAGACCTTGCATGTTGGCCCCATAAAAGAATTGCAAAGCTACTTTGAACTATTATGTATTGCTGACAGTGCTACAGCAGGTGTGTAATCTTGCACTTTGCTCAAAATAACCGGTTTAATTGCCAATATGGTTTGTCATTATGCATACACATGGTTAGATCTTTGGGACTTCAGTTGACATGTCCACCTTGTTTCCATATctttgtgtaggtgtgtgtggagggCCGTCTGTATCTGGAGTTTATGTTTGATGACATGATGAGGATAAAAACGTGGCATTTCAGTATCCGGCAGCATCGAGAACTTATTCCCCGGAGTATCCTCGCCATGCATGTAAGTGTTGGGGGGAGGGTTAGAGATAGAAAAGAAATGGTGCAGTCATTTGTCTTTACGTCTGATGATGaataatgtatatatacattgTCATAATGTAGACCTGCATGCTctataaacaaaaaatatttatagaTTACATCTAGGAGCAAAATATAAAGGCTTCTGGACTCCTAATTTAAACACAAGCACATGTCCTCCCAGGTCTTTCATGTAACTTAATATGCTTTATAATGTTTGTTGCAGTTGAAGAATAATCGTTAATTTGTAAGCAACTCTTCTCCCTGTAATTTTTTAGGCCCAAGATCCCCAAATGTTGGACCAGTTGTCGAAGAACATCACAAGATGCGGACTTTCAAACTCCACACTCAACTACCTCCGAGTAAGTAAGCAggcagacaggtgtgtgtgtgtgtgtgtgtgtgtgtgtgtgtgtgtgtgtgtgtttgttaaacAAACTCTATAGTTGCATTTGCAGAGATATTCAATGTGGTAAATAGCAGAAAACGTGACACTTTTGTTCCCAGAAGGGCCTTGCCAGCATTGTACAGTGCA
It encodes:
- the LDB1 gene encoding LIM domain-binding protein 1 isoform X3, whose translation is MLDRDVGPTPMYPPTYLEPGIGRHTPYGNQTDYRIFELNKRLQNWTEECDNLWWDAFTTEFFEDDAMLTITFCLEDGPKRYTIGRTLIPRYFRSIFEGGATELYYVLKHPKESFHNNFVSLDCDQCTMVTQHGKPMFTQVCVEGRLYLEFMFDDMMRIKTWHFSIRQHRELIPRSILAMHAQDPQMLDQLSKNITRCGLSNSTLNYLRLCVILEPMQELMSRHKTYSLSPRDCLKTCLFQKWQRMVAPPAEPARQAPNKRRKRKMSGGSTMSSGGGNTNNSNSKKKSPASTFALSSQVPASASP
- the LDB1 gene encoding LIM domain-binding protein 1 isoform X2, which codes for MLDRDVGPTPMYPPTYLEPGIGRHTPYGNQTDYRIFELNKRLQNWTEECDNLWWDAFTTEFFEDDAMLTITFCLEDGPKRYTIGRTLIPRYFRSIFEGGATELYYVLKHPKESFHNNFVSLDCDQCTMVTQHGKPMFTQVCVEGRLYLEFMFDDMMRIKTWHFSIRQHRELIPRSILAMHAQDPQMLDQLSKNITRCGLSNSTLNYLRLCVILEPMQELMSRHKTYSLSPRDCLKTCLFQKWQRMVAPPAEPARQAPNKRRKRKMSGGSTMSSGGGNTNNSNSKKKSPASTFALSSQDVMVVGEPTLMGGEFGDEDERLITRLENTQFDAANGIDDEDSFNNSPALGANSPWNSKPPSSQESKSENPTSQASQ
- the LDB1 gene encoding LIM domain-binding protein 1 isoform X1, with product MLDRDVGPTPMYPPTYLEPGIGRHTPYGNQTDYRIFELNKRLQNWTEECDNLWWDAFTTEFFEDDAMLTITFCLEDGPKRYTIGRTLIPRYFRSIFEGGATELYYVLKHPKESFHNNFVSLDCDQCTMVTQHGKPMFTQVCVEGRLYLEFMFDDMMRIKTWHFSIRQHRELIPRSILAMHAQDPQMLDQLSKNITRCGLSNSTLNYLRLCVILEPMQELMSRHKTYSLSPRDCLKTCLFQKWQRMVAPPAEPARQAPNKRRKRKMSGGSTMSSGGGNTNNSNSKKKSPASTFALSSQVPDVMVVGEPTLMGGEFGDEDERLITRLENTQFDAANGIDDEDSFNNSPALGANSPWNSKPPSSQESKSENPTSQASQ